From the genome of Segatella hominis, one region includes:
- a CDS encoding addiction module toxin RelE, protein MSCNITVSVSDDFAKEAKRLAKKYPSFKQDYKEFLESIKDNPLQGDEITKNIRKIRMAIKAKGKGKSGGARVITFNVLTDVENGQVVLLLLYDKEDASTVKVNVVKQLVRDMGFDI, encoded by the coding sequence ATGAGTTGTAATATTACAGTATCGGTTTCTGACGACTTTGCAAAAGAAGCAAAACGTCTTGCTAAGAAATATCCAAGTTTTAAACAAGACTACAAGGAATTTCTCGAAAGTATTAAGGACAACCCTCTGCAAGGTGATGAAATTACAAAAAACATACGTAAAATCCGTATGGCGATCAAAGCTAAAGGCAAAGGAAAATCAGGTGGAGCAAGAGTCATTACTTTCAATGTCCTTACTGATGTAGAAAATGGTCAAGTGGTTTTACTTCTTCTCTATGATAAAGAGGATGCTTCAACCGTCAAAGTCAATGTAGTCAAGCAACTTGTGCGAGACATGGGATTTGATATTTAA
- the fabG gene encoding 3-oxoacyl-ACP reductase FabG encodes MKYALVTGASRGIGKAVALRLAQRGFCTIINYLNNHEAAEQVKREIEQEGGYAELLPFDASQPQQIEAAIDQWESAHPDEWISILVNNAGIRRDNVMFMMSNDDWHDVLDTNLNGFFYITRRLLKHMMPRRHGGRIINMASLSGIKGMAGQVNYSAAKAALIGATKALAQEVAPRNITVNAVAPGFIATDMTKELPEDELKKMIPAGRFGKAEEVAALVDFLASDEAAYITGEVININGGLYT; translated from the coding sequence ATGAAATATGCTTTAGTTACAGGAGCGTCAAGAGGTATTGGAAAAGCCGTGGCTTTACGACTTGCCCAACGGGGCTTCTGCACGATTATCAATTACTTGAACAACCATGAGGCGGCGGAACAGGTAAAACGGGAAATTGAACAAGAGGGCGGCTATGCTGAACTCCTGCCCTTTGATGCGTCTCAGCCTCAACAGATAGAGGCTGCCATAGACCAATGGGAATCTGCGCATCCTGATGAGTGGATCTCCATACTGGTAAATAATGCTGGCATCAGAAGGGATAATGTCATGTTCATGATGTCCAACGATGACTGGCACGATGTCCTCGACACCAACCTCAACGGGTTCTTCTACATCACCCGCAGACTCTTGAAACACATGATGCCCCGCAGACATGGCGGACGTATCATCAATATGGCTTCACTCTCAGGTATCAAGGGAATGGCTGGACAGGTAAACTATAGTGCTGCAAAGGCTGCACTCATCGGAGCTACCAAGGCGCTGGCACAGGAGGTGGCGCCCCGCAACATCACGGTGAACGCTGTAGCTCCTGGATTCATCGCTACAGACATGACTAAGGAGTTGCCTGAAGATGAACTGAAAAAGATGATTCCTGCGGGAAGATTTGGCAAGGCAGAGGAAGTGGCTGCCTTAGTTGATTTCCTTGCCTCTGACGAAGCGGCATACATCACAGGAGAAGTCATCAACATCAATGGGGGGCTCTACACATAA
- a CDS encoding beta-ketoacyl-[acyl-carrier-protein] synthase family protein encodes MERRVVITGMGIWSCLGTDLDTVKESLYAGKSGIGIQPERLEYGYRSALTGIVEEPVITKQMLDRHTRAGMSEEAKYAYMASVQAFQQAEISDEYLRENEVGCIFGNDSSAKPVIEAAKIMDEKHDSAMLGYGIIFQSMNSTVNMNLSTIFHLRGINFTVSSACASGSHSIGLGYMMIKQGLQEMVLCGGAQETNYYSMASFDALSAFSIRMDEPAKASRPFDRDRDGLIPSGGAASLVLEDYEHAKARGANILAEVVGYGFSSNGGGISQPSDEGSVIAMSRALKSANVTEEDIDYINAHATSTRQGDMYEAIALDRMFNGRHALISSTKGMTGHECWMAGASEIVYSTLMMQNNFVAPNVNFENPDEYSEKLNIATKTVDTEINTVLSNSFGFGGTNSALVIRKFKE; translated from the coding sequence ATGGAAAGAAGAGTTGTCATTACAGGAATGGGTATCTGGTCGTGCCTTGGCACAGATCTGGATACTGTCAAGGAATCATTATACGCAGGAAAATCGGGTATCGGAATCCAACCGGAACGATTGGAATACGGCTACCGTTCGGCTTTGACCGGTATAGTGGAGGAACCTGTCATTACCAAACAAATGCTCGACCGCCATACGCGTGCCGGAATGTCTGAAGAGGCTAAATATGCCTATATGGCAAGTGTTCAGGCTTTTCAGCAAGCCGAGATTTCGGATGAGTATCTCCGGGAAAATGAGGTGGGATGTATTTTCGGCAACGATTCTTCTGCCAAACCCGTCATCGAAGCTGCTAAAATCATGGATGAGAAACATGATTCTGCCATGCTCGGATATGGCATCATCTTCCAGTCGATGAACTCTACCGTCAACATGAATCTCAGTACCATCTTCCATCTCCGGGGAATCAACTTCACGGTCAGCTCGGCATGTGCCAGCGGAAGTCATTCCATCGGTTTGGGATATATGATGATCAAACAGGGCTTGCAGGAGATGGTGCTCTGTGGCGGTGCGCAGGAAACCAATTATTACTCCATGGCTTCCTTTGATGCACTCAGCGCCTTCTCTATCCGCATGGACGAACCTGCCAAGGCAAGCCGTCCTTTCGACCGAGACCGCGATGGACTCATTCCAAGTGGTGGAGCTGCCTCTCTGGTACTGGAGGATTACGAGCATGCCAAAGCACGAGGCGCCAATATTCTTGCGGAAGTGGTGGGATATGGTTTCTCCAGCAATGGTGGGGGTATCAGTCAGCCATCAGACGAGGGTAGTGTCATCGCCATGAGCCGTGCGCTGAAATCAGCCAACGTGACGGAAGAGGATATTGACTACATCAACGCTCATGCCACCAGTACACGACAGGGCGATATGTATGAAGCAATCGCCCTCGACAGAATGTTCAACGGCAGACATGCGCTGATTTCTTCTACCAAGGGAATGACCGGGCACGAATGCTGGATGGCGGGAGCTTCGGAGATTGTTTACAGTACGCTGATGATGCAGAACAATTTCGTGGCCCCTAACGTGAACTTTGAAAATCCAGACGAATATTCCGAAAAACTCAATATTGCGACTAAGACGGTAGATACGGAAATCAATACCGTACTGAGCAACAGTTTCGGTTTCGGAGGAACCAACTCGGCTCTGGTCATCAGAAAATTCAAGGAATAA
- a CDS encoding methyltransferase, with protein sequence MNLFKSESDRYSQEQLSAQEAQRQAEFIAWGPVIFQVSRLMLKWGILEEIRNSHDGLTLEELEGKTRLSQYALKILLEASLSAGIILIDKDSDRYTISKTGWFLLTDAATRVNIDFNHDVNYQGLFYLDEALETGKPAGLKTLGNWPTIYEGLSQLSPQVLESWLNFDHFYSDHSFDKALGIVFSKDTKHLMDVGGNTGEFALRCVDDNPLVNVTIVDLPGQIGMMKRNIEGKKGADRIHGFPTDILKTENQFPTLKEMAPAEQGDNWDAIWMSQFLDCFSEEEIYSILARVSQVMSENTTLYIMETFWDRQKYETASLCLTMTSVYFTVMANGNSKMYHSDDMIRQIERAGLKVVAIHDGIGHGHSILEVKTRK encoded by the coding sequence ATGAATCTATTCAAGTCAGAAAGCGACCGCTATTCACAGGAGCAGTTGTCTGCCCAGGAAGCTCAGCGACAAGCAGAATTCATCGCATGGGGCCCCGTCATCTTCCAGGTTTCCAGACTCATGCTGAAATGGGGTATTCTGGAGGAAATCAGAAACAGTCATGACGGACTGACCCTGGAGGAACTGGAAGGGAAAACCCGCCTCTCCCAGTATGCGCTCAAGATTTTGCTGGAAGCTTCGCTTAGTGCTGGTATCATTCTGATAGACAAGGATTCAGACCGCTATACGATTTCGAAGACGGGGTGGTTTCTGCTCACGGATGCTGCTACCCGGGTAAATATCGACTTCAATCATGATGTCAATTACCAGGGATTGTTTTATCTGGATGAAGCCTTGGAGACCGGGAAACCTGCCGGGCTGAAGACTTTAGGCAACTGGCCTACCATCTACGAGGGATTATCTCAGCTTTCTCCGCAGGTACTGGAGAGCTGGCTCAATTTTGATCATTTCTATAGTGACCATTCTTTCGACAAGGCGCTGGGAATCGTTTTCTCCAAAGATACGAAACATCTGATGGATGTGGGTGGAAATACGGGTGAATTTGCGCTTCGTTGTGTGGATGACAACCCGCTGGTAAATGTCACCATCGTTGACCTGCCTGGACAGATAGGAATGATGAAGAGGAATATTGAGGGCAAAAAGGGAGCTGACAGAATCCATGGCTTTCCTACGGATATTCTGAAAACTGAAAACCAGTTTCCTACCCTGAAAGAGATGGCTCCTGCAGAACAGGGCGACAACTGGGATGCTATCTGGATGAGCCAGTTCTTAGACTGCTTCTCGGAAGAGGAGATATACAGCATTCTGGCAAGAGTGAGTCAAGTGATGTCGGAGAATACTACCTTATACATCATGGAGACTTTCTGGGACCGGCAGAAATACGAGACTGCATCGCTCTGCCTGACCATGACAAGTGTCTATTTCACGGTCATGGCGAATGGAAACAGTAAGATGTATCATTCCGACGACATGATCAGACAGATAGAACGTGCCGGACTCAAGGTAGTAGCCATCCACGATGGAATAGGTCACGGCCATTCGATACTGGAAGTAAAAACAAGAAAGTAA
- a CDS encoding acyl carrier protein translates to MERKEIEEKVRNFLIEDLEIDEDKIAPEAKLKDDLGIDSLDFVDIVVIVEKNFGFKIKPEEMQGVTTLTQFCDYIESKVG, encoded by the coding sequence ATGGAAAGAAAAGAAATAGAAGAAAAAGTAAGAAACTTCCTCATTGAGGATTTGGAGATTGATGAAGATAAGATTGCTCCTGAAGCTAAATTGAAGGATGATCTGGGCATAGACAGCCTCGACTTCGTAGATATTGTGGTCATCGTGGAGAAGAACTTCGGATTCAAAATCAAACCGGAAGAAATGCAAGGGGTTACTACCCTCACCCAGTTCTGTGATTATATCGAGAGTAAAGTGGGATAA
- a CDS encoding lysophospholipid acyltransferase family protein, with amino-acid sequence MKKNTTFGNAWMHRQLINILRFVDERFIYVFAWTMIMPVCLLLNTNHSRSHAYRFFRNRIGLGRWSSAWHTYLNHCLFATVVIDRFAMFAGKRFDIEQEGAEFLRELAFQDDGFLMFSSHIGCYEVAGYSLTPPGKRYNALVYGGEKDRIMEGRQEQFSEHNITMIPVKEDMSHLFKINEALVNHEIVSMPADRVMGSSKTIPTEFLGKTAHFPSGPFAVATMRNLEVLAINVIRISRKKYKIFVVPLAYDKQAPRKQKMEQLAKKYAEELERLVRQYPDQWYNFYDFWADKNAEPSIA; translated from the coding sequence GTGAAGAAGAATACGACTTTCGGTAATGCCTGGATGCATCGCCAACTCATCAACATACTCAGGTTCGTGGACGAGCGTTTCATCTATGTTTTCGCATGGACGATGATCATGCCCGTCTGTTTACTGCTAAATACCAACCACAGCCGCAGCCATGCCTATCGGTTTTTCCGAAATCGCATCGGTCTGGGCAGATGGAGCTCTGCATGGCACACTTACCTCAACCATTGCCTGTTTGCCACGGTTGTGATAGACCGGTTTGCCATGTTTGCCGGCAAAAGGTTTGATATTGAGCAGGAGGGTGCCGAATTTCTGAGAGAGCTGGCTTTTCAGGACGATGGGTTTCTGATGTTCAGTTCCCACATCGGCTGTTATGAGGTGGCTGGCTATTCTCTGACTCCGCCCGGGAAACGCTACAACGCACTTGTATATGGAGGCGAAAAAGACAGGATTATGGAAGGAAGACAGGAACAGTTTTCTGAACACAATATCACGATGATTCCTGTAAAAGAGGACATGAGCCATCTGTTCAAAATCAACGAGGCTCTGGTCAACCATGAGATTGTCAGTATGCCTGCCGACCGGGTGATGGGTTCCTCGAAAACCATTCCAACTGAGTTTTTAGGCAAGACGGCTCATTTTCCATCGGGTCCATTCGCTGTTGCTACGATGCGCAACCTGGAAGTTTTAGCCATCAACGTGATTCGCATTTCCAGAAAAAAGTACAAAATCTTTGTGGTTCCCCTCGCCTATGACAAGCAGGCGCCCCGGAAGCAAAAGATGGAGCAACTTGCCAAGAAATATGCAGAAGAGCTGGAACGTCTTGTGCGACAATATCCAGACCAATGGTACAACTTTTACGATTTCTGGGCAGATAAAAATGCTGAACCATCCATCGCATGA
- a CDS encoding pseudouridylate synthase — protein sequence MNSDIDNPAGLELSQIDIHELLPQQEPFVMIDRLVYCDKTVTLAETEIRNDHIFVEHGHLTASGLIENIAQTCAARIGYYNYIHKKEIQIGFIGAIRNMDIQQLPPVGEILTTRVEVKEEVFGMTLAEATVSWRNQVYVTTEMKIAVKE from the coding sequence ATGAATTCAGATATAGATAATCCGGCAGGATTGGAACTCAGCCAAATAGATATACACGAACTTCTGCCTCAACAAGAGCCGTTTGTCATGATAGACCGGCTCGTCTATTGCGATAAGACTGTCACGCTTGCAGAGACAGAAATCAGGAACGACCATATCTTTGTTGAGCATGGGCACCTTACTGCCTCTGGCCTGATAGAGAATATTGCACAGACTTGCGCAGCACGGATTGGATATTACAACTATATTCATAAGAAAGAAATCCAGATTGGTTTTATCGGAGCCATACGCAATATGGACATCCAACAGCTTCCACCTGTGGGGGAAATTCTCACCACCCGTGTAGAAGTGAAAGAAGAAGTCTTCGGAATGACCTTAGCAGAGGCAACCGTTTCCTGGAGAAATCAGGTTTACGTAACGACTGAAATGAAAATTGCCGTTAAAGAGTAA
- a CDS encoding acyl-CoA thioesterase, whose amino-acid sequence MKELKESKEFEIRFSEVDSMNVVWHGSYPLYFEDAREAFGKKYGLEYMTFFDHGYFAPIVELSFHYKKPIRYGMRPRIDIIYRPTEAAKIVFDYEIHDQEDNSLIATGHSVQVFMDLNYQLVWDNPPFYQEWKEKQLANEK is encoded by the coding sequence ATGAAAGAACTGAAAGAATCCAAAGAATTTGAAATACGTTTCAGCGAAGTCGATTCGATGAACGTAGTTTGGCATGGTTCCTACCCGCTCTATTTCGAGGATGCCCGCGAGGCTTTCGGCAAGAAATACGGGCTGGAATACATGACTTTCTTCGATCATGGCTATTTTGCTCCTATCGTAGAACTCAGTTTTCACTATAAGAAGCCTATCAGATATGGAATGCGTCCACGCATCGACATCATCTATCGTCCTACTGAAGCAGCAAAGATTGTGTTCGATTACGAAATCCACGATCAGGAAGACAATTCTCTTATCGCAACAGGTCATTCCGTACAGGTTTTCATGGATTTGAATTACCAGCTCGTTTGGGATAATCCGCCCTTCTATCAAGAATGGAAAGAGAAACAATTGGCAAATGAGAAATGA
- a CDS encoding beta-ketoacyl synthase N-terminal-like domain-containing protein yields the protein MAYIIADNIISPLGETSEENYLSVKAGRSGIRAYEPGTCNIPEGFYASLLFEDFETLALKSAQKAIANAQLELKGKRTAFILSSTKGNIEENISLADSAQRIASQLGIDSQPIVVCNACISGLSALILGNRLIDSDLYDAAIVCGCDTPRQFILSGFQSLKALSPEPCRPFDMERMGLNLGEAAATLILSKNPIQGNSWRMGDGFIRNDAFHISTPSKTADGLYLSLQRTLESFTKEISSTCKQIDLKEHLAFINAHGTATLFNDQMESVAIGRAGLSDLPANAYKSFWGHTMGAAGILETIISMKAIDDDTILGTRGFSELGVSGKMNICAENRPTDKKGFIKMLSGFGGCNATIWAAQKPERENIALSQIEQQNREFTTTHTIRITPEEVILDQRKIWEGKEELGEQEGLEHHSLLTSLYKQMIGDYPKFYKMDGLSRLGFVASEILLNAEKGETDKERAIIFFNHSSSIASDRNYKESINDKDNYFPSPSIFVYTLPNIVTGEIAIRNHFHGETSFFILPDKDERMMEEILQASCRDAQSKSFLTGWIDYEDERHFEADLKIKKMRNYK from the coding sequence ATGGCTTACATCATAGCAGATAATATTATTTCTCCATTAGGGGAAACATCCGAGGAAAATTACCTGTCAGTAAAAGCTGGCAGGTCGGGCATCCGTGCTTATGAGCCTGGAACATGCAATATTCCAGAAGGATTCTACGCCTCTCTGCTATTCGAAGACTTCGAGACTTTGGCCCTAAAATCTGCACAAAAAGCCATTGCTAATGCGCAACTGGAACTAAAAGGAAAGCGCACAGCTTTTATTCTCAGTTCTACGAAAGGAAATATTGAAGAAAATATTTCCTTGGCTGATTCTGCGCAAAGAATAGCCAGCCAGTTGGGAATAGACTCCCAACCTATTGTCGTTTGTAATGCTTGTATTTCCGGACTATCTGCCTTGATTTTGGGCAACAGACTGATAGATTCTGACCTGTATGATGCTGCCATCGTATGTGGTTGCGACACGCCCCGGCAATTCATCCTGTCCGGTTTTCAATCCTTGAAAGCGCTTTCCCCTGAGCCTTGTCGCCCATTTGACATGGAACGGATGGGACTCAATTTAGGCGAAGCTGCTGCTACCCTTATTCTGAGCAAAAATCCTATCCAGGGAAATTCCTGGCGAATGGGGGATGGTTTCATCAGAAATGACGCTTTCCATATCAGCACCCCCTCCAAAACTGCAGATGGTCTGTATCTGTCCCTCCAAAGAACTTTGGAATCCTTCACGAAAGAGATTTCATCCACTTGCAAACAGATAGACTTGAAAGAGCATCTGGCTTTCATCAATGCTCATGGCACAGCCACACTTTTTAATGACCAGATGGAATCTGTTGCCATCGGCAGAGCAGGACTGTCAGATCTGCCCGCCAATGCCTACAAAAGTTTCTGGGGGCATACGATGGGAGCTGCCGGCATTCTCGAAACCATCATCAGCATGAAAGCAATTGATGATGATACGATTTTGGGAACCAGAGGTTTTTCTGAACTGGGAGTTTCCGGGAAAATGAATATCTGTGCTGAAAACCGACCAACTGACAAGAAAGGCTTCATCAAGATGTTGTCTGGATTCGGAGGTTGTAATGCTACAATATGGGCAGCCCAAAAACCAGAAAGAGAGAATATTGCTTTATCGCAAATTGAACAACAGAATCGTGAATTCACGACCACTCACACGATAAGGATTACGCCCGAAGAGGTGATATTGGACCAACGGAAGATTTGGGAAGGTAAGGAGGAACTGGGAGAACAGGAAGGACTGGAACATCATTCTCTCCTGACATCTCTCTACAAACAGATGATAGGCGACTATCCGAAATTCTACAAAATGGATGGACTCAGCCGCCTGGGGTTTGTGGCCTCAGAAATCCTGTTGAATGCAGAAAAGGGAGAAACGGACAAGGAAAGGGCAATCATCTTTTTCAACCATTCCTCTTCCATCGCCTCTGACAGGAACTATAAGGAATCTATAAACGATAAAGACAATTATTTTCCAAGTCCTTCCATCTTCGTCTATACGTTGCCCAACATCGTAACGGGCGAGATTGCCATCAGGAATCATTTTCATGGTGAAACCTCCTTCTTCATCCTGCCCGATAAAGACGAAAGGATGATGGAGGAAATCCTGCAGGCTTCCTGTCGGGACGCTCAAAGCAAGAGTTTCCTGACAGGTTGGATTGATTATGAAGACGAAAGGCATTTCGAAGCGGATCTGAAGATCAAGAAAATGAGAAATTACAAATGA
- a CDS encoding phosphopantetheine-binding protein, which translates to MEELIKELKEEIIEALNLEEMTPEDIDENDALFGDGLGLDSIDALELIVLLDKKYGIKLANPAEGKAIFKSIATIADYVSKNRKK; encoded by the coding sequence ATGGAAGAATTGATTAAAGAACTCAAGGAGGAAATCATAGAGGCATTAAACCTCGAAGAAATGACTCCTGAAGATATTGATGAGAACGATGCACTCTTTGGAGACGGACTGGGACTGGACTCGATTGATGCGCTGGAACTCATCGTCTTGCTGGATAAAAAATATGGAATCAAATTGGCTAACCCTGCTGAAGGTAAGGCTATTTTCAAAAGTATTGCCACGATTGCAGACTATGTGAGCAAGAACAGAAAGAAATGA
- a CDS encoding beta-ketoacyl-[acyl-carrier-protein] synthase family protein yields MNIAITGEGIISAIGTNKEEVLQSLLAHKSGIKEMQFLQSVHHELPVGEVALSNEQMKKRLGIPEKQLMSRTELMGILAIRQALEDAGIDLSSVSASNKKIVLVSGTTVGGMDLTEQSFNPLYEQFQSQKETKVEELAFLNHHDGGNCTQKIADYFRNESGTGQGGFDELTTISTACSSAANAIMLGAKLLETGEADIVVAGGSEALSRFHLNGFNSLMILDKKRCRPFDATRAGLNLGEGAAFVVLESESAARQQGKTPHAYLTGYGNACDAYHQTASSENGEGAFLAMKEALNMAHIEPEDIQYVNAHGTGTPNNDQSESKSLKRLFGRKMPWISSTKSFTGHTTSASGSIEAVICLLAMQHHFIPANLGWEKQMENGIIPCTGIENVRLENVLCNSFGFGGNDSSLIFSTHPTEEEATQTEREPQQTASNIRILSTVEINSEEDLSDIRKYVKPLEARRMGKIMKSSLLSSLEALEKAGIATPDAIITGTTYGCLENSEKLLVQLKEEGEDMLKPTYFMQSTHNTIGSNIAIKTHCHGYNITYTQGEDSLDWAIRDAKMLLASGKAKTVLVGCHDESTPLLNQLRTQSGEKALPSIHSIAMVLSCGE; encoded by the coding sequence ATGAATATTGCTATCACAGGCGAAGGCATTATTTCTGCCATCGGCACTAATAAAGAGGAAGTGTTGCAGTCTCTGCTCGCCCATAAGTCGGGAATCAAAGAGATGCAATTTCTACAGTCGGTTCATCACGAACTGCCTGTAGGAGAGGTCGCTTTGTCTAATGAGCAAATGAAAAAACGGCTCGGCATTCCAGAAAAACAACTGATGAGTCGCACAGAACTCATGGGAATCCTTGCCATCCGGCAAGCTCTGGAGGATGCAGGAATCGACCTTTCTTCTGTCTCTGCTTCCAATAAGAAGATCGTCCTCGTTTCGGGAACGACGGTTGGCGGAATGGACCTTACTGAACAGAGTTTCAACCCACTCTACGAGCAATTTCAGTCACAGAAGGAAACGAAGGTGGAAGAACTGGCTTTTCTCAACCACCACGATGGAGGCAACTGCACACAGAAGATTGCTGATTATTTCAGGAATGAATCGGGCACAGGACAAGGTGGATTTGATGAATTGACCACCATCTCTACTGCCTGTTCTTCTGCCGCCAACGCCATCATGTTGGGAGCCAAACTATTAGAAACCGGTGAAGCAGACATCGTTGTTGCCGGAGGTTCAGAAGCACTTTCCCGTTTCCATCTCAACGGTTTCAATTCCCTGATGATTCTCGACAAGAAGCGCTGCCGCCCGTTTGATGCAACCCGCGCAGGATTGAACTTGGGAGAAGGCGCTGCATTCGTAGTCTTGGAATCAGAATCTGCCGCCCGCCAACAAGGGAAAACGCCCCATGCTTACCTTACCGGTTATGGCAATGCCTGCGATGCGTACCACCAGACCGCTTCGTCTGAGAATGGAGAAGGAGCTTTCTTGGCGATGAAAGAAGCCTTGAATATGGCACACATAGAACCGGAAGACATCCAATATGTAAATGCACATGGTACTGGTACTCCCAATAATGACCAGAGCGAATCCAAATCTCTCAAACGGTTATTTGGCAGGAAGATGCCTTGGATTTCAAGTACAAAATCATTTACCGGACATACTACCAGCGCATCGGGAAGCATAGAGGCGGTCATCTGTCTGCTTGCCATGCAGCATCATTTCATCCCAGCCAATCTCGGTTGGGAAAAACAGATGGAAAACGGTATTATTCCTTGCACAGGCATCGAAAACGTAAGGCTGGAAAACGTTCTCTGCAATTCCTTTGGATTTGGCGGAAATGACAGTTCGCTCATTTTTTCTACTCATCCGACAGAAGAGGAAGCAACACAGACTGAAAGGGAGCCTCAGCAGACTGCCAGCAACATCCGTATTCTTTCAACTGTAGAGATTAACTCAGAAGAGGATTTGTCCGACATCCGCAAATATGTAAAGCCATTAGAAGCCAGGAGAATGGGCAAGATCATGAAAAGTTCATTACTCTCCTCTTTAGAGGCTTTGGAAAAAGCAGGAATAGCCACCCCGGATGCCATCATCACGGGCACTACTTATGGATGTTTGGAAAATAGTGAGAAATTGCTTGTCCAACTGAAAGAAGAAGGGGAAGATATGCTCAAACCTACTTATTTCATGCAGAGTACCCACAACACCATAGGCAGCAATATTGCAATCAAGACCCATTGTCATGGTTACAACATCACCTATACGCAGGGCGAAGATTCTCTTGACTGGGCCATCCGTGATGCGAAAATGCTATTAGCAAGTGGAAAAGCAAAAACGGTTTTGGTGGGCTGCCATGATGAAAGCACCCCGCTATTAAACCAGTTAAGAACACAGAGTGGAGAAAAAGCCTTGCCTTCCATCCATTCTATAGCGATGGTATTATCATGTGGCGAGTAA
- a CDS encoding EamA family transporter: MWRVIFLAITQSMLLAAGQVCLKFALQKMHPFGWTRDFWLSLLFNWQFACCGLFFGAASLLWMYIVKHFPLSVAYPMVSITYIFGMLAAILFFHEQVSVWKWLGIGFIMIGCCLIAK, from the coding sequence ATGTGGCGAGTAATATTTCTGGCTATCACGCAGAGCATGCTTTTAGCGGCAGGACAGGTATGTCTGAAGTTTGCCCTACAGAAAATGCATCCCTTCGGTTGGACAAGAGATTTCTGGCTAAGTCTCCTGTTCAACTGGCAGTTTGCCTGCTGTGGACTTTTCTTCGGCGCAGCCTCCCTCCTATGGATGTATATTGTAAAACATTTCCCGCTCAGCGTTGCTTACCCGATGGTGAGCATCACATACATCTTCGGAATGCTGGCAGCCATCCTGTTCTTTCATGAACAAGTGTCGGTCTGGAAATGGTTAGGTATTGGGTTCATCATGATAGGTTGTTGCCTCATCGCAAAATGA
- a CDS encoding LolA family protein: MKKLLFLIMFISLCLSSISAQQKVNEAQVRQQIGAVASRMKSMQCDFVQTKHLRMLNEKMVSRGKMYYQQGNRLRWEYTSPYAYTFVINGSKVLIRKNKRSDVINVNQSKMFKEIARIMMNSVVGNCLNDKRDFKVSLTGSSSEYIATLYPQQKQMKMLFQKIILHFHKTRSVVTQVELIEKKGDRTIIELKNIKTNAAINTKVFQVN, encoded by the coding sequence ATGAAAAAGTTATTGTTTTTAATCATGTTTATCAGCTTATGCCTTTCTTCCATCTCTGCCCAGCAGAAGGTGAACGAGGCACAAGTCAGGCAGCAGATAGGCGCTGTTGCTTCCCGCATGAAGTCGATGCAATGCGATTTCGTACAGACCAAGCATCTCAGAATGCTCAATGAGAAAATGGTTTCGCGGGGCAAGATGTATTACCAGCAGGGCAACAGACTCAGATGGGAATACACCTCTCCTTATGCTTATACATTTGTAATCAACGGATCCAAAGTTCTCATCCGGAAAAATAAGCGGAGCGATGTGATCAACGTGAACCAAAGCAAGATGTTCAAGGAAATAGCCCGCATCATGATGAATAGCGTTGTGGGAAATTGCCTCAACGACAAGAGGGATTTCAAAGTCTCACTTACCGGTTCTTCTTCTGAATACATCGCCACGCTCTATCCTCAACAGAAACAAATGAAAATGCTGTTTCAGAAGATCATACTCCACTTTCATAAAACAAGATCTGTGGTTACCCAGGTGGAACTCATAGAGAAAAAGGGAGACAGAACGATTATTGAACTGAAAAATATCAAGACCAATGCTGCCATCAATACGAAAGTTTTTCAAGTCAATTAG